In Paraburkholderia terrae, the DNA window GGAATCGGCGCAGCACGGCGCGTGGCGGCGATGAAATCGGCGGCTCGCTCGCCGATCATCACCGTCGGCGCATTCGTGTTGCCGCCGATCAGCGTCGGCATCACGGAAGCATCGACCACGCGCAGATCCGTCACGCCGCGCACGCGCAATTGCGTATCGACGACGGACCGCTCGTCGCCGCCCATGCGGCACGTCGAAACGGGGTGATAGATGGTGTCGGCATGCAAGGCGATCGTCGCACGCAATTCGGCGTCCGTCTGGCCATGCCGCGTATAAAGCTCGCGGCCGCCGCACAGCGCGAGCGACGGCGCGTCGAGAATGCGCCGCGACAGATGCACGCCTTCGACCAGCAGGTCGAGATCGCGCGGATCGCTGAGAAACGCCGGATCGATGACGGGTGCTTCGCGCGCATCGCTGCTCGCCAGCGTGACGCAGCCACGGCTATGCGGACGCAGCACGCACACGTGCAACGAATAGCCGTGCCCCCAATGCATGTGGCGGTTGTGATCGTCGACGAGCGCGGTGCAGAAGTGCAGTTGCAGATCGGGCCGGTCGAGCGTCGGCCGGCTTTTCAGAAAGCCGCCCGCTTCCGCGACGTTGCTCGTCAGCATGCCGCGCCCGCTGCGCAGATACGAGACAAAGCCCGGCACCATCTTCGCGAAGCCGCGCAGCGAGAAGCCGATCGTTTGTGCCGACGACACGCGCTTGTTGATCGTGAAGTCGACGTGATCCGTGAGATTGCGCCCCACATCAGGCGCGTCGTGAAGCACGGGAATGCCGAGTGCGCGCAGATGATCAGCGGGACCGATGCCCGAGCACATCATCAGTTGCGGCGAATTGAACGTCCCTGCCGACAGCACGACTTCCGCCCGCGCCTCGATCGTCTCCGTGACACCCCCGCGCATCACTTCGACGCCCTTCGCGCGCTTGCCGTCGAACACCACGCGCAGCACCGCCGCGTCGGCGATCGTGTGCAGGTTCGGACGCGAGCGGCCGTAGATATAAGCGCGCGCGACGCTCCAGCGCTGTCCGTCGCGCTGCGTCACCTGATAGAAGCCGACGCCTTCCTGCTGTGGGCCGTTGAAGTCGTCGTTGCGCGGGAAGCCCGCTTCGACGGCGGCTCTTACGAATCGATGCGAAAACGGATTCTGAAACCGCAGGTTCGACACGTTGAGCGGACCGTCCGCGCCATGCAGCGCATCGGCGCCGCGTTCGTTGCCCTCGGCGCGGCGGAAATACGGCAGCACGTCGTC includes these proteins:
- a CDS encoding GMC family oxidoreductase, which encodes MQYDYVIVGAGSGGCSLAGRLAEQCPDATIALIEAGPHTERNLFVNMPLGVAAVVPFRRKTNYGYLTTPQPGLGGRRGYQPRGRGFGGSSAINAMVYTRGHPLDYDDWARLGCDGWAFDDVLPYFRRAEGNERGADALHGADGPLNVSNLRFQNPFSHRFVRAAVEAGFPRNDDFNGPQQEGVGFYQVTQRDGQRWSVARAYIYGRSRPNLHTIADAAVLRVVFDGKRAKGVEVMRGGVTETIEARAEVVLSAGTFNSPQLMMCSGIGPADHLRALGIPVLHDAPDVGRNLTDHVDFTINKRVSSAQTIGFSLRGFAKMVPGFVSYLRSGRGMLTSNVAEAGGFLKSRPTLDRPDLQLHFCTALVDDHNRHMHWGHGYSLHVCVLRPHSRGCVTLASSDAREAPVIDPAFLSDPRDLDLLVEGVHLSRRILDAPSLALCGGRELYTRHGQTDAELRATIALHADTIYHPVSTCRMGGDERSVVDTQLRVRGVTDLRVVDASVMPTLIGGNTNAPTVMIGERAADFIAATRRAAPIPATADEPARAT